Part of the Gemmatimonadaceae bacterium genome, CGCGGCAAGGGCGCGGCGATTCGCCAGGCGTTGTCGATGAGCACCGGTGATGTCGTCATCGTTCAGGACGCCGATCTCGAATACGATCCTGCCGACTGGCGCCAGCTGCTGGAGCCCATCGTCGACGGTCGCGCCGATGCGTGTTTCGGCTCGCGCTTTCTCGGCGGACCGCATCGCGTGCTCTACTTCTGGCACTCCGTCGGCAACAAGGTGCTGACGATGTATTCGAACATGTTGTCGAACCTCAACCTCACCGACATGGAGACGTGCTACAAAGCCATGCGCGGTGATCTGGCGCGCGGCGTCATCTTGCCGAAACTGACGACGGACCGATTCGGCTTCGAGCCAGAGGTCACCGCGCGGCTCGCGCAGGCGAAGGCGCGGATCTTCGAGGTGCAGATCAGCTACAGCGGTCGCACGTATGCCGAAGGGAAGAAAATCAACTGGCGCGATGGCATCGCCGCGTTCTGGCACATCACGCGATTCCATCTTGCGCGATGAGACGTCTCGCCATCGCACTCCGCAACCCGTCGCCGCGAACGCGATGGTGGCTGCTCGCGGCAGTTCTGCTCGTCATCGTTGCGCTCTCGTCAGGCATCGGCGTCCGGAGCGGCTTCACCTACGATGACGTGTACATCATTCAGAGGAACGGCACCGTTCATACGCTCCAGGGCTGGTGGCACGTCTTCGCGCGGCCCTACTGGCCGAAGGCCTACGGCAGCGACGGCTATCGGCCGCTGACGATGCTCGCATTCACTACCGAGTGGGTCCTGGGAAACGGAGCTGCGTGGGTCTTCCACGCCGTCAACATCGCACTGTACGGCGCGATCACCATCGCGATTTTCTGGATCGCCGGAATGCTGCTGCCGTTGGCCGTCGCGTGGATCGTCGCGGCTCTTTTCGCGGTGCATCCCGTGCACGTCGAAGCCGTCGCGAACGTCGTGGGGCAGTCGGAGCTGTGGGTCGCGTTCCTGCTGCTCATCGCTGTCGGCATCTACGCGCGCCGTCGCCTAACGGGCACCGATCTTTCCATCCGCGAAGGCGCCGCCATCTGCGCGTGCTACGCGGCCGCGCTCTTCTTCAAGGAGCACGCGATCGTGCTGCCCGCGCTGGTGGTCGCGGTCGAGGCCATTCTCGTGAGCGAGCAACGTTCATTGCGTGCGCGTCTTGCGTCGGCCCGCCCGCTGCTGCTCTGGCAGACGCTGATTGCGGTGCTTTTCCTCGCCGCGCGCGACGTGGTGAAACACGGTGACATCTCCGGCTTTCAGCCGTTCATTGTCTTTCAGGCGTTGGGCCTGAGCTACGCGAACCGCGTGCTGACGATGTTGGGCGTCGTCCCCGAGTGGATCCGTCTGCTACTGTGGCCGGCGCATCTCTCCACGGAGTACGCGCCGCCGTACATCGATATCGCGCAGGGGCCGAGCCTCGTTCAACTCCCAGGGCTTCTACTCCTCGTCGGCATTCTTGGCCTCGGCGTCGTGCTGTGGAAGCAGCGCGGAGCGGCCCGTGTCGCGAGCTTCGGCGTGGCGTGGCTCTGCCTAACGCTGCTGCCCACGAGCAATTTTGTCGTGCCTGCCGGTATCATCCTGTCCGAGCGAACGCTCTTTCTGCCGAGCTTCGGCGCGATGCTCGTCATCGGAGCGATCATTCGCTGGGTGGTGAACGCCGCTGCGCGCGCGCACTCGAATGGTGCCGCGCGCAACGTACGGCTTGTCGCGATCGCAGCGCTCGCTGGCATATTGGTCGCCGGTTCCTGGCGCAGTGTCACCCGCAC contains:
- a CDS encoding glycosyltransferase family 2 protein gives rise to the protein MIEIAPSSSASGRDPESALARERRRHRTPLDRATLRLSVLVPVYNERNTLEFILDEIHATPFQKEIIVVDDCSTDGTRQLLQELLDEGRIDRLHLQPVNRGKGAAIRQALSMSTGDVVIVQDADLEYDPADWRQLLEPIVDGRADACFGSRFLGGPHRVLYFWHSVGNKVLTMYSNMLSNLNLTDMETCYKAMRGDLARGVILPKLTTDRFGFEPEVTARLAQAKARIFEVQISYSGRTYAEGKKINWRDGIAAFWHITRFHLAR
- a CDS encoding tetratricopeptide repeat protein; the encoded protein is MRRLAIALRNPSPRTRWWLLAAVLLVIVALSSGIGVRSGFTYDDVYIIQRNGTVHTLQGWWHVFARPYWPKAYGSDGYRPLTMLAFTTEWVLGNGAAWVFHAVNIALYGAITIAIFWIAGMLLPLAVAWIVAALFAVHPVHVEAVANVVGQSELWVAFLLLIAVGIYARRRLTGTDLSIREGAAICACYAAALFFKEHAIVLPALVVAVEAILVSEQRSLRARLASARPLLLWQTLIAVLFLAARDVVKHGDISGFQPFIVFQALGLSYANRVLTMLGVVPEWIRLLLWPAHLSTEYAPPYIDIAQGPSLVQLPGLLLLVGILGLGVVLWKQRGAARVASFGVAWLCLTLLPTSNFVVPAGIILSERTLFLPSFGAMLVIGAIIRWVVNAAARAHSNGAARNVRLVAIAALAGILVAGSWRSVTRTMVWHDNERLFTQSVVDSPQSYRAQYMLGAWMFETGRKKEGEHYYRRALALFPYDPFMAYNLAMQYQTNGMYSAAIPLYKWAFAIAPRFRQGEGRQNLALCLAYANQPVEAREQALLAMEYGGARLKELRRIVQYADSVMGKAPSGGARLPNDRTKSPHPRAAMSSFDDGKKLGTSQFARVANVTGR